One genomic region from Ralstonia pickettii DTP0602 encodes:
- a CDS encoding aminotransferase: MLDTPFSPWPSFTAEEADAVHRLLLSNRVNYWTGSQCREFEQEFAAWCGVPHAVALANGTLALDVALKALGIGPGDEVVVTPRTFVASISCVANAGAVPVFADVDPDSGNLSAATIERVLSPRTRAVICVHLGGLPCEMDPIMALARRHGFKVIEDCAQAHGARYRGRTVGSIGDIGCWSFCQDKIMTTGGEGGMVTTADRELWLRMWSYKDHGKSWEAVYEREHPPGFRWLHDSFGTNWRMLEMQAVIGRIQLARLPAWSRQRAQHAAALAEALSACEALRVPLAPAHAEHAWYKFYAFVRPERLAEGWSRDRIMAEINAAGVPCYAGGCAECYLEKAFDGTGWRPTVRLPAARQLGETSLMFLVHPTLTEAEIGKTAQVVCDVMRRATLQHATEVELDEAAALQR; the protein is encoded by the coding sequence ATGCTAGACACCCCGTTCTCGCCCTGGCCGAGCTTCACCGCCGAAGAGGCCGATGCCGTGCACCGGCTGCTGCTGTCCAACCGCGTGAACTACTGGACCGGTTCGCAATGCCGCGAATTCGAGCAGGAGTTCGCCGCCTGGTGCGGCGTGCCGCATGCGGTGGCGCTGGCCAACGGCACGCTCGCGCTGGACGTCGCGCTCAAGGCGCTGGGCATCGGACCCGGCGATGAGGTGGTGGTCACGCCACGCACCTTTGTCGCCAGCATTTCGTGCGTGGCCAATGCCGGCGCGGTGCCGGTGTTCGCCGATGTCGACCCGGACAGCGGCAACCTGAGCGCCGCCACCATCGAGCGCGTGCTGAGCCCGCGCACGCGCGCGGTGATCTGCGTGCACCTGGGCGGCCTGCCGTGCGAGATGGACCCGATCATGGCGCTGGCGCGGCGTCACGGGTTCAAGGTGATCGAGGACTGCGCGCAGGCGCACGGCGCGCGCTACCGCGGCCGCACGGTGGGCTCGATCGGCGATATCGGGTGCTGGTCGTTCTGCCAGGACAAGATCATGACCACCGGCGGCGAGGGCGGCATGGTCACCACCGCCGACCGCGAGCTGTGGCTGCGCATGTGGTCATACAAGGACCACGGCAAGAGCTGGGAGGCGGTCTATGAGCGCGAGCATCCGCCCGGCTTTCGCTGGCTGCACGACAGCTTCGGCACCAACTGGCGCATGCTGGAGATGCAGGCCGTGATCGGCCGCATCCAGCTGGCGCGCCTGCCGGCATGGAGCCGGCAGCGGGCACAGCATGCCGCCGCGCTGGCCGAGGCGCTGTCCGCATGCGAGGCGCTGCGCGTGCCGCTGGCGCCGGCGCATGCCGAGCATGCCTGGTACAAGTTCTACGCCTTCGTGCGCCCCGAGCGGCTGGCCGAAGGCTGGAGCCGCGACCGCATCATGGCCGAGATCAACGCCGCCGGCGTGCCCTGCTATGCGGGCGGCTGCGCCGAGTGCTACCTCGAGAAGGCGTTCGACGGCACCGGCTGGCGCCCGACGGTGCGCCTCCCGGCCGCGCGGCAGCTGGGCGAGACCAGCCTGATGTTTCTGGTACACCCTACGCTGACTGAAGCGGAGATCGGCAAGACGGCGCAGGTCGTGTGCGACGTGATGCGCCGCGCGACCCTGCAGCACGCGACCGAAGTCGAGCTGGATGAAGCGGCCGCACTGCAACGATGA
- a CDS encoding LuxR family transcriptional regulator: MNALLIEEHPLLRLGLLQMLENIQESAQVAAIAPADIARLEARHHNADLLVFGMPADTAPGWEQLERARAALSPQRILILADVLPLHVPNPDSARGVCGCLPKSASLAVIEAAIRLAVSGVQGLLFSAETGAMPSASRSAMPAVQSLASAAPLPLSASLPTALQSEPLSLVACAGTPRGAARAAVAVRDLTGLRPGQPLSAPAAAPASAANAAPLVEEEPSYDEAEMLKITPRQYEVLVLLARGYPIKTVSRMLNISVATVKSHACTLYQRLKVRNKGEAVYAALQRGATLEWVSGDERSTRDSSARPVVAPRTGETAFQAASQGL; encoded by the coding sequence ATGAACGCGTTGCTGATCGAGGAGCATCCATTGCTCCGGCTTGGGCTGTTGCAGATGCTCGAGAACATCCAGGAATCCGCCCAGGTTGCGGCCATTGCGCCCGCGGACATCGCCAGGCTGGAGGCCCGGCACCACAATGCAGACCTGCTTGTGTTCGGCATGCCCGCCGACACGGCGCCCGGCTGGGAGCAGCTGGAACGCGCCCGTGCAGCGCTGTCACCGCAGCGCATCCTGATCCTGGCTGACGTGCTGCCCTTGCACGTGCCCAACCCTGACAGCGCGCGCGGTGTCTGCGGCTGCCTGCCCAAGTCCGCCTCGCTGGCGGTGATCGAGGCCGCCATCCGGCTGGCGGTGTCGGGCGTGCAGGGACTGCTGTTCTCGGCCGAGACCGGCGCCATGCCCTCGGCCTCGCGCTCGGCCATGCCGGCGGTGCAGTCGCTGGCGTCGGCCGCGCCGCTGCCGCTCAGCGCATCGCTCCCCACTGCCCTGCAGTCCGAACCGCTCTCGCTGGTGGCCTGCGCCGGCACGCCGCGCGGCGCGGCCCGCGCCGCGGTGGCCGTGCGCGACCTGACCGGCCTGCGCCCGGGCCAGCCGCTGTCGGCGCCGGCCGCAGCGCCAGCATCCGCTGCCAACGCCGCGCCGCTGGTCGAGGAAGAGCCCAGCTACGACGAAGCCGAGATGCTGAAGATCACGCCGCGCCAGTATGAGGTGCTGGTGCTGCTGGCGCGCGGCTACCCGATCAAGACGGTCAGCCGCATGCTCAATATCTCGGTGGCCACGGTCAAGAGCCACGCCTGCACGCTGTACCAGCGCCTGAAGGTGCGCAACAAGGGCGAGGCCGTCTACGCCGCCCTGCAGCGCGGCGCGACGCTGGAGTGGGTGAGCGGCGACGAACGCTCCACGCGCGACAGCAGTGCGCGCCCGGTGGTGGCGCCGCGCACCGGCGAGACCGCCTTCCAGGCCGCGAGCCAGGGCCTGTAA
- a CDS encoding signal peptide protein: protein MKRQLLLAAAVLATGGAFGLIAPADAQPVMVAHGYGPPPPPPRYEPHPAARRGQVWVPGHWVASDGRYDWRRGYWQAQRPGYRYVPERWVRGQRGWVMRPGYWAR from the coding sequence ATGAAACGCCAGCTTCTGCTTGCCGCAGCCGTCCTCGCCACGGGCGGCGCCTTCGGACTGATCGCCCCCGCCGACGCGCAACCCGTGATGGTCGCGCACGGCTACGGCCCGCCACCCCCGCCGCCGCGCTACGAGCCGCACCCGGCCGCGCGCCGCGGCCAGGTCTGGGTGCCCGGCCACTGGGTCGCCAGCGACGGTCGCTATGACTGGCGCCGCGGCTACTGGCAGGCGCAGCGCCCCGGCTACCGCTATGTGCCCGAGCGCTGGGTGCGCGGCCAGCGCGGCTGGGTCATGCGCCCGGGCTACTGGGCCCGCTGA
- a CDS encoding lipoprotein transmembrane yields MKRTLSLIVLLSTTAALLSACIVVPPRGGPPPRYHHYDRY; encoded by the coding sequence ATGAAACGCACCCTCTCCCTGATCGTGCTGCTGTCCACCACGGCCGCGCTGCTTTCCGCCTGCATCGTGGTGCCGCCGCGCGGCGGCCCGCCGCCCCGCTACCACCACTACGACCGCTACTGA
- a CDS encoding cyanate hydratase (K01725: cynS; cyanate lyase [EC:4.2.1.104]): protein MNRSDVTDLIIEAKVTRGITWAQVAERVGRSKEWTTAACLGQMAFDEAGARAVMEVFGLPPEAEPWLREVPYKGSLPTQVPADPLIYRFYELISVYGTTFKALIHEEFGDGIMSAIDFRMDLQREADPNGDRVRIEMSGKFLPYKTY, encoded by the coding sequence ATGAACCGCAGCGACGTCACCGACCTTATCATCGAAGCCAAGGTCACACGCGGCATTACCTGGGCCCAGGTGGCCGAACGCGTCGGCCGCAGCAAGGAATGGACGACGGCCGCGTGCCTGGGCCAGATGGCATTCGATGAAGCGGGGGCGCGCGCGGTGATGGAGGTGTTCGGGCTGCCGCCCGAGGCCGAGCCGTGGCTGCGCGAGGTCCCCTACAAGGGCTCGTTGCCGACGCAGGTGCCCGCGGACCCGCTGATCTACCGTTTCTATGAACTCATCAGTGTCTACGGCACCACCTTCAAGGCGCTGATCCACGAGGAGTTCGGCGACGGCATCATGAGCGCGATCGACTTCCGCATGGACCTGCAGCGCGAAGCCGATCCCAACGGCGACCGGGTGCGCATCGAGATGTCGGGCAAGTTCCTGCCCTACAAGACCTACTGA
- a CDS encoding major facilitator transporter (K03449: MFS.CP; MFS transporter, CP family, cyanate transporter): MADAIANAPAVRATPRWLVLAAVAGIGLNLRPFLTAVGPLAPAIRAGTGLSYQGMAWLTLLPMLLMGVGAFFGPAIRARLGARAAVLGALALLGAGCALRLGVADGTLLIASAALCGLGVAVVQAACPGLVKQEFPERVAPVMGLYSAALMGGGALGAQLSPWVSTQAGSWREALALWAVPVLAALALAWVALPRALPARGASPLRPPSAARALLRRPRTWLLMLCFGVMNGGYASLVAWLAPFYQGHGWSAPASGALVALMALAQAAAALLLPALAARRADRRAWMALALAMQVAGFGGLALWPDAAPHAWAVIGGAGLGGCFALYLVVALDHLPDPDSAGALSALMQGGGFLLASLAPWITAMLQARTGGFAAGWWYHLGCAALVGVLTLRLDPARYGSAYAMPRAAG; the protein is encoded by the coding sequence GTGGCTGATGCCATCGCAAACGCCCCGGCGGTCCGGGCCACGCCGCGCTGGCTGGTGCTGGCCGCGGTGGCCGGCATCGGCCTGAACCTGCGGCCGTTCCTGACCGCCGTGGGCCCGCTGGCGCCCGCGATCCGCGCCGGCACCGGTCTCAGTTACCAGGGCATGGCCTGGCTGACGCTGCTGCCGATGCTGCTGATGGGGGTGGGCGCGTTCTTCGGGCCCGCCATCCGTGCCCGGCTGGGTGCGCGTGCCGCGGTGCTCGGCGCGCTGGCGCTGCTGGGCGCGGGCTGTGCGCTGCGCCTGGGGGTGGCCGACGGCACGCTGCTGATCGCCTCGGCGGCGCTGTGCGGGCTGGGCGTGGCGGTGGTGCAGGCGGCGTGCCCGGGGCTGGTCAAGCAGGAATTCCCGGAGCGCGTGGCGCCGGTGATGGGGCTGTACTCGGCCGCGCTGATGGGCGGCGGCGCGCTGGGCGCGCAGCTCTCGCCCTGGGTCAGCACGCAGGCCGGAAGCTGGCGCGAGGCGCTGGCCTTGTGGGCCGTGCCGGTGCTCGCTGCGCTGGCGCTGGCGTGGGTGGCACTGCCGCGGGCCCTGCCAGCCCGGGGCGCATCGCCGCTGCGCCCGCCAAGTGCTGCGCGCGCCCTGCTGCGGCGCCCGCGCACCTGGCTGCTGATGCTGTGCTTCGGCGTGATGAACGGTGGCTATGCCTCGCTGGTGGCGTGGCTGGCGCCCTTCTACCAGGGCCACGGCTGGAGCGCCCCGGCCAGCGGCGCACTGGTGGCGCTAATGGCGCTGGCGCAGGCCGCCGCGGCGTTGCTGCTGCCGGCACTGGCGGCGCGCCGCGCCGACCGCCGGGCGTGGATGGCCCTGGCGCTGGCCATGCAGGTGGCCGGCTTCGGCGGGCTGGCGCTGTGGCCCGATGCCGCCCCGCACGCCTGGGCAGTGATCGGCGGCGCGGGCCTGGGCGGCTGCTTTGCGCTGTACCTTGTGGTGGCGCTGGACCATTTGCCGGATCCGGACAGCGCCGGCGCGCTGAGCGCGCTGATGCAGGGCGGCGGCTTCCTGCTCGCTTCGCTGGCACCTTGGATCACCGCCATGCTGCAGGCGCGCACCGGCGGCTTTGCCGCCGGCTGGTGGTACCACCTGGGCTGCGCCGCGCTGGTGGGCGTGCTGACGCTGCGCCTGGATCCGGCGCGCTACGGCAGCGCCTATGCGATGCCGCGGGCCGCGGGATAA
- a CDS encoding CMP deaminase, translated as MREAVRLAEANRDRGGRPFGAVLALDGKAVATGVNDIVHSHDPTTHAEMEAVRAAARKLGRPDLRGSVVYASGHPCPMCLTAMTMAGVQAVYYAFDNDDAAPYGMSSEATYQALRLPLDPPPLPLTRVPVDLSAAQLYATRAPRG; from the coding sequence ATGCGCGAGGCAGTCCGCCTTGCCGAAGCCAACCGTGACCGTGGCGGCCGCCCCTTCGGCGCCGTGCTGGCGCTCGACGGCAAGGCCGTCGCCACCGGTGTCAACGACATCGTCCACAGCCACGACCCGACCACCCATGCCGAGATGGAGGCCGTGCGCGCCGCCGCGCGCAAGCTCGGCCGCCCGGACCTGCGCGGCAGCGTGGTCTACGCCAGCGGCCATCCGTGCCCGATGTGCCTGACGGCGATGACCATGGCCGGCGTGCAAGCGGTCTACTACGCCTTCGACAACGACGACGCCGCGCCCTACGGCATGTCCAGCGAGGCCACCTACCAGGCGCTGCGCCTGCCGCTCGACCCGCCCCCGCTGCCGCTCACGCGCGTGCCGGTCGATCTTTCCGCCGCGCAGCTCTACGCCACGCGCGCCCCCCGTGGCTGA
- a CDS encoding LysR family transcriptional regulator — protein MQDPHLDPVLLQSFVAVAESGSFTRAAQRVHLTQSTVSQQVRRLEEQLGCVLLDRGGRYVTTTPEGERLLGYARRLQQLMAEAVGQLRQSAGQGEIRIGVPEDFAARPLTPVLAGFADDWPGVRLEVTSGMSHELWQRFQDRELDLVLVKQRVGHATGLASWPEPLCWIDSRQRPAVARDPVPLVAFPVGGLYRGEMTHALDAGGRRWRVAFVSASLASILAAVADGLGITLLPRRLASAHHRVLEDDGWPAAVPEIELSLHAQPDLPAPARDMAARLAALCERVMAPAGESAHEIPHQVRREAQPKNSL, from the coding sequence ATGCAGGACCCTCACCTCGATCCCGTGCTGCTGCAGAGCTTTGTCGCCGTGGCGGAAAGCGGCAGCTTTACCCGCGCCGCGCAGCGCGTGCACCTGACGCAGTCGACCGTCAGCCAGCAGGTGCGCCGGCTGGAAGAGCAGCTCGGCTGCGTACTGCTGGACCGCGGCGGGCGCTATGTCACCACCACGCCGGAGGGCGAGCGCCTGCTCGGCTACGCGCGCCGCCTGCAGCAACTGATGGCCGAAGCGGTCGGGCAACTGCGCCAGAGCGCGGGCCAGGGCGAGATCCGCATCGGCGTGCCGGAGGACTTTGCCGCGCGGCCGCTGACACCGGTGCTGGCCGGGTTTGCCGACGACTGGCCGGGGGTGCGGCTGGAGGTGACCAGCGGCATGAGCCACGAGCTGTGGCAGCGCTTCCAGGACCGCGAGCTGGACCTGGTGCTGGTCAAGCAGCGCGTCGGGCATGCCACCGGCCTGGCCAGCTGGCCGGAGCCGCTGTGCTGGATCGATAGCCGCCAGCGCCCGGCGGTGGCGCGCGACCCGGTACCGTTGGTGGCGTTTCCGGTGGGCGGGCTCTACCGCGGCGAGATGACGCACGCGCTCGACGCCGGCGGGCGGCGCTGGCGCGTGGCCTTCGTCAGTGCGAGCCTGGCCAGCATCCTGGCGGCGGTGGCCGACGGGCTCGGCATCACGCTGCTGCCACGGCGCCTGGCCAGCGCCCATCACCGGGTGCTGGAGGACGACGGCTGGCCGGCCGCGGTGCCGGAGATCGAGCTGAGCCTGCACGCGCAACCGGACCTGCCGGCCCCGGCGCGCGACATGGCGGCGCGGCTGGCCGCGCTGTGCGAGCGCGTGATGGCGCCCGCGGGCGAATCAGCGCATGAGATCCCGCACCAGGTCCGGCGCGAGGCTCAGCCGAAGAACTCGTTGTAG
- a CDS encoding phosphoribosyl transferase (K07100: K07100), with the protein MRAIARGCGIPSGCAYAFSGKVYIGKGPPAPRRRRGGAGLDSHLAGVTAPDFRERAMLTLPPCFADRREAGRYLGRRLAELGFGAAQLGQPALVLALPRGGVPVAFEVARAIDAQLDVLLVRKIGAAGYPELALGAVVEGDAAGGGPHTVVNDDPWARRAVESGSFDAERGRQLDEIARRQQRYRGGAPVPARGGRTVIVVDDGVATGATMRAALEGVRMAGAARVVAATPVGSQDGLASLQPAADEIICLNTPPNFGAVGAFYLDFSQTSDDEALSLLRQAAMPRTG; encoded by the coding sequence TTGCGCGCTATTGCACGCGGATGCGGCATACCGTCAGGTTGCGCCTACGCCTTCTCCGGCAAGGTCTATATTGGCAAAGGGCCGCCTGCGCCGCGCCGCCGCCGTGGCGGTGCGGGCCTCGACAGCCACTTAGCCGGCGTCACGGCGCCGGACTTCCGGGAGCGCGCCATGTTGACATTGCCACCGTGCTTTGCCGATCGCCGCGAGGCTGGCCGCTATCTGGGCCGCCGGCTGGCCGAACTTGGCTTCGGCGCCGCGCAGCTCGGGCAGCCCGCGCTGGTGCTGGCACTGCCGCGCGGTGGCGTGCCAGTGGCCTTTGAAGTCGCGCGTGCGATCGATGCCCAGCTGGACGTGCTGCTGGTGCGCAAGATCGGCGCGGCGGGCTACCCGGAACTGGCACTCGGCGCGGTGGTGGAGGGCGATGCCGCGGGCGGCGGCCCGCATACCGTGGTCAACGACGATCCCTGGGCGCGGCGCGCGGTGGAAAGCGGCAGTTTCGATGCCGAACGCGGGCGCCAGCTCGATGAGATCGCACGGCGCCAGCAGCGCTACCGCGGGGGGGCACCGGTGCCGGCGCGCGGCGGGCGTACCGTGATCGTGGTCGATGACGGCGTGGCCACCGGCGCCACCATGCGCGCCGCGCTCGAGGGCGTGCGCATGGCCGGGGCCGCGCGCGTGGTGGCGGCCACGCCGGTGGGTTCGCAGGACGGGCTCGCCAGCCTGCAGCCGGCCGCCGACGAGATCATCTGCCTGAACACGCCGCCGAACTTCGGCGCGGTCGGCGCCTTCTACCTGGATTTCTCCCAGACCAGCGACGACGAGGCGCTCAGCCTGTTGCGCCAGGCCGCCATGCCGCGCACCGGCTGA
- a CDS encoding 3-isopropylmalate dehydratase small subunit (K01704: leuD; 3-isopropylmalate/(R)-2-methylmalate dehydratase small subunit [EC:4.2.1.33 4.2.1.35]), with protein MTSPIAPAPAPIAAGRIWRFGNNVDTDAMAPGVLMKSPLAVLARHCLASLRPEFPADVRAGDVLVAGTNFGIGSSREQAPQALRELGVGAVVAQSFGGLFYRNAINLGLPVLVCADTGRLADGAHVVLDLDAARLRLDDGSEVACEPIPAFLREILAAGGLVPHLKRRLGKA; from the coding sequence ATGACTTCCCCCATCGCCCCCGCTCCCGCTCCCATCGCCGCCGGCCGCATCTGGCGTTTCGGCAACAATGTCGACACCGATGCCATGGCCCCCGGCGTGCTGATGAAATCGCCCCTGGCCGTGCTGGCCCGGCATTGCCTGGCCTCGCTGCGTCCGGAATTCCCCGCGGACGTGCGCGCCGGGGATGTGCTGGTAGCGGGCACCAACTTCGGCATCGGCTCGTCGCGCGAGCAGGCGCCGCAGGCGCTGCGCGAACTGGGGGTGGGCGCGGTGGTGGCGCAGTCCTTCGGCGGGCTGTTCTATCGCAATGCCATCAACCTTGGCCTGCCGGTGCTGGTGTGCGCCGACACCGGCAGGCTGGCCGACGGCGCGCACGTCGTGCTGGACCTGGACGCGGCCCGGCTGCGCCTGGACGACGGCAGCGAGGTCGCGTGCGAGCCCATTCCCGCCTTCCTGCGCGAGATCCTGGCCGCGGGCGGGCTGGTGCCGCACCTCAAGCGGCGTCTGGGCAAGGCCTGA
- a CDS encoding 3-isopropylmalate dehydratase large subunit (K01703: leuC; 3-isopropylmalate/(R)-2-methylmalate dehydratase large subunit [EC:4.2.1.33 4.2.1.35]) translates to MSVTPAASPEAILPATLAQKLVARAAGLPYAQVGTVVICRVDLAMSHDSSGPRRVAPLLEELDVGVWDPSRYVVVTDHFVPGGDAQAESILRFTRDWTRQSGAHFIDAEGICHVVLPERGHVLPGRLIVGGDSHSPTGGAFGAYMFGVGATEMAGVLATGEIWLRVPDTIRLQWDGQLAPGVCAKDIMLFLCASLGLGGGRYEALEFTGSAVAALPMQERMTLTNMSAELGAQTGLVAPDAVTLDWLAQAGVPAQTLADIDLAHWRSDADAPVLATHRFDAGALAPQVAAPHSPANSAPVDEAAGEPVQIAYLGACTGAKLEDLRMAARVLRGRRVAPGVTLQVAPASRRDQLQAEREGTLGILTQAGATLLPNACGACAGYGASRFPAGSRAIASTARNFSGRMGDAGSAVWLGSPMTVAASAVTGRITDPRILLE, encoded by the coding sequence ATGAGCGTTACCCCTGCGGCCTCACCCGAGGCCATACTCCCGGCCACGCTGGCACAGAAACTGGTGGCGCGCGCCGCCGGGTTGCCCTACGCGCAGGTCGGCACCGTGGTGATCTGCCGCGTCGACCTGGCGATGTCGCACGACTCCAGCGGCCCGCGCCGCGTGGCGCCGCTGCTGGAGGAGCTGGATGTCGGCGTCTGGGACCCGTCGCGCTACGTGGTGGTGACTGACCACTTCGTCCCCGGCGGCGATGCCCAGGCCGAATCGATCCTGCGCTTCACGCGCGACTGGACGCGGCAGTCGGGCGCGCACTTTATCGACGCCGAGGGCATCTGCCACGTAGTGCTGCCCGAGCGCGGGCATGTGCTGCCTGGCCGCCTGATCGTCGGCGGCGACAGCCACAGCCCCACCGGCGGCGCCTTCGGCGCCTACATGTTCGGCGTGGGCGCGACCGAGATGGCCGGCGTACTGGCCACCGGCGAGATCTGGCTGCGCGTGCCGGATACCATCCGGCTGCAGTGGGACGGCCAGCTCGCGCCCGGCGTCTGCGCCAAGGACATCATGCTGTTCCTGTGCGCCAGTCTGGGCCTCGGCGGCGGGCGCTACGAAGCACTCGAATTCACCGGCAGTGCCGTGGCCGCACTGCCGATGCAGGAGCGCATGACCCTGACCAACATGAGCGCCGAACTGGGCGCGCAGACCGGGCTGGTAGCGCCCGACGCCGTGACACTCGACTGGCTGGCGCAGGCCGGCGTGCCAGCGCAGACGCTGGCGGACATCGATCTCGCGCACTGGCGCAGCGACGCGGATGCGCCGGTGCTCGCCACCCACCGTTTCGACGCCGGCGCGCTGGCGCCGCAGGTCGCCGCGCCGCACTCACCCGCCAACAGCGCGCCGGTGGATGAGGCCGCCGGCGAGCCGGTGCAGATCGCCTACCTGGGCGCCTGCACCGGAGCCAAGCTGGAAGACCTGCGCATGGCCGCGCGCGTGCTGCGCGGGCGCCGCGTGGCGCCTGGCGTGACGCTGCAGGTGGCACCGGCGTCGCGCCGCGACCAGCTGCAGGCCGAGCGCGAAGGCACGCTCGGCATCCTCACCCAAGCCGGCGCCACGCTGCTGCCCAACGCCTGCGGCGCCTGCGCCGGCTATGGCGCATCGCGTTTTCCCGCGGGCAGCCGCGCCATCGCCTCAACGGCGCGCAACTTCTCCGGCCGCATGGGCGACGCCGGCAGCGCCGTCTGGCTGGGCTCGCCGATGACGGTGGCCGCCAGCGCCGTCACCGGCCGCATCACCGACCCGCGCATCCTGCTGGAGTAA
- a CDS encoding ABC transporter substrate-binding protein, with the protein MPVFRLVLSNPTSDPTGLSSSHRRAAVRRLAGMAGAAVCALALPLPAAAQGTQIAGGKPIRILVGAPAGGTTDTLARTIAQEMTQELGQPVVVENRPGAGGNIAADLVAKSAPDGSTLLMSFTSHTINATLYKKLPFDPVQDFTPVTLVATVPSVLVATPRLAANNVPELIRLARSQPGKLNFAIGSVGSSLHMAGDMFKMMTGTYIVNIPYKGTSPALTDVLAGQCDLMFASTINVLPHVRAGKLKVLGVTSPAPLPQFPGAAPIGATVKGFESSAWFGLFGPAGMPAEVTQALYQAARKGLEAPAVRKRLENDGAQPIGMPPEAFAAFVKQDVKRWATVVKYSGASPE; encoded by the coding sequence ATGCCAGTGTTCCGCCTGGTCCTGTCCAATCCGACCTCCGACCCGACCGGGTTGTCATCGAGCCACCGCCGCGCCGCGGTGCGCCGCCTTGCCGGCATGGCCGGCGCTGCCGTGTGCGCGCTGGCGCTGCCGCTGCCGGCCGCGGCACAGGGCACGCAGATCGCCGGCGGCAAGCCGATCCGGATCCTGGTGGGCGCGCCGGCCGGCGGCACCACCGACACACTGGCGCGCACCATCGCCCAGGAAATGACCCAGGAACTCGGGCAACCGGTGGTGGTGGAGAACCGCCCCGGCGCCGGCGGCAATATCGCCGCCGACCTGGTCGCCAAGAGCGCGCCGGATGGCAGCACGCTGCTGATGAGCTTCACCAGCCATACCATCAACGCCACGCTGTACAAGAAGCTGCCGTTCGACCCGGTGCAGGACTTCACCCCGGTCACGCTGGTAGCGACCGTACCCAGCGTGCTGGTGGCCACACCGCGGCTGGCCGCCAACAACGTGCCCGAGCTGATCCGCCTGGCGCGCTCGCAGCCGGGCAAGCTGAACTTCGCCATCGGCTCGGTCGGCTCGTCGCTGCATATGGCCGGTGACATGTTCAAGATGATGACTGGCACCTACATCGTCAACATCCCGTACAAGGGCACGTCGCCCGCGCTCACCGACGTGCTGGCCGGCCAGTGCGACCTGATGTTCGCCAGCACCATCAACGTGCTGCCGCATGTGCGGGCCGGCAAGCTCAAGGTGCTGGGCGTGACCAGCCCCGCGCCGCTGCCGCAGTTCCCGGGCGCGGCGCCGATCGGCGCCACCGTCAAGGGCTTCGAGTCGAGCGCGTGGTTCGGCCTGTTCGGGCCCGCCGGCATGCCGGCCGAGGTCACGCAGGCGCTGTACCAGGCCGCGCGCAAGGGGCTGGAAGCGCCCGCGGTGCGCAAGCGCCTGGAGAACGACGGCGCGCAGCCGATCGGCATGCCGCCCGAGGCCTTCGCCGCGTTCGTGAAGCAGGACGTCAAGCGCTGGGCCACCGTCGTCAAGTACTCGGGGGCATCGCCGGAATGA
- a CDS encoding GntR family transcriptional regulator (K03710: K03710; GntR family transcriptional regulator), protein MSEAVVPLYHQIYVVLRQQIVEGRFGQGPLPGEIDLAKQFHASRVTMRRVFDRLVQEGLVRRHRGLGTFVNPHPVRPAGASEDRSTSLLDNIIDMGQKTSVKVISIDEVHATPDVAESLQIEAGDPVVKIVRVRHYRNRPLSHITVYLPAELGRPITRKALEETPVLRLLEAGGVKLGRASQVLSARLADVVVAPLLDVPVGGALLAVRRVVKDQAGRPVQLLLGQYRPDRYEYRMELSPAGVDSANVWVESETRPGLRD, encoded by the coding sequence ATGAGTGAAGCCGTCGTTCCCCTGTATCACCAGATTTACGTGGTACTGCGCCAGCAGATCGTAGAGGGCCGCTTCGGCCAGGGTCCCTTGCCGGGCGAGATCGACCTGGCCAAGCAGTTCCACGCCTCGCGCGTGACCATGCGGCGCGTGTTCGACCGCCTGGTGCAGGAGGGCCTGGTGCGCCGCCACCGCGGGCTTGGCACCTTCGTCAACCCGCACCCGGTGCGGCCCGCGGGAGCGAGCGAGGACCGCAGCACCAGCCTGCTCGACAACATCATCGACATGGGCCAGAAGACGTCGGTGAAGGTGATCTCGATCGACGAAGTCCATGCCACGCCGGACGTCGCCGAGTCGCTGCAGATCGAGGCAGGCGACCCGGTGGTCAAGATCGTGCGCGTGCGCCACTACCGCAACCGGCCGCTGTCGCATATCACGGTCTACCTGCCGGCGGAACTGGGCCGCCCGATCACGCGCAAGGCCCTGGAAGAGACGCCGGTGCTGCGCCTGCTGGAAGCCGGCGGCGTCAAGCTGGGCCGCGCCAGCCAGGTGCTGTCGGCGCGCCTGGCCGACGTGGTGGTGGCGCCGCTGCTGGACGTGCCGGTCGGCGGCGCGCTGCTGGCGGTGCGCCGCGTGGTCAAGGACCAGGCCGGCCGCCCGGTGCAGTTGCTGCTGGGCCAGTATCGCCCCGACCGCTACGAGTACCGCATGGAACTGTCGCCGGCCGGCGTGGACAGCGCCAACGTCTGGGTGGAGAGCGAAACCCGCCCCGGCCTGCGCGACTGA